The sequence below is a genomic window from Polynucleobacter sp. MWH-UH19D.
TGTATCAACTTATATTTTTCAAGCAGGCGGGGATATTGAAGAAGCGCAACAGTTTGATGATAAGGCGTCAAAACGCTTTTTTATGCGTGTCAGCTTTAGCTGCCCAACTGATGGCAATACTCTGCGATCTGGGTTTCTTGAAATTGCAAAACGTTTTGAGCTCACATGGAATCTACGTGCTGTAAAAGATCTCAAGCGTGTGCTCATCATGGCCTCGAAATTAGATCACTGCTTAGTGGATCTTCTCTACCGCTGGCGGATTGGCGAATTGCCTATGATTATCTGCGGAATTGTTTCTAATCACCCGCGTGATGTTTATGCCAGCATTGATTTCGCTGACATTCCTTTCTACCACTTACCCGTGACACCAGACACCAAACCAGCACAAGAAGCAAAGCTATTGGATATCATTGCAGATTCCAAAGTTGATATGGTCATTTTGGCTCGCTACATGCAGATTCTCTCTGATGATTTATCAACAAAGTTATCAGGACGTTGTATCAACGTTCATCACTCTTTCTTGCCAAGCTTTAAAGGGGCTAAACCTTACCATCAAGCACATGCACGAGGAATTAAACTCATTGGCGCGACTGCACACTTTGTTACAAGCGACCTAGATGAAGGCCCAATCATTGAACAAGATGTTACACGTGTCACGCATGGTGACACCCCAGATGATCTCGTGCGTAAAGGTCGCGATTTAGAGCGAACAGTTCTCTCACGTGCCC
It includes:
- the purU gene encoding formyltetrahydrofolate deformylase, coding for MTTENYYLTLTCPNKPGIVAAVSTYIFQAGGDIEEAQQFDDKASKRFFMRVSFSCPTDGNTLRSGFLEIAKRFELTWNLRAVKDLKRVLIMASKLDHCLVDLLYRWRIGELPMIICGIVSNHPRDVYASIDFADIPFYHLPVTPDTKPAQEAKLLDIIADSKVDMVILARYMQILSDDLSTKLSGRCINVHHSFLPSFKGAKPYHQAHARGIKLIGATAHFVTSDLDEGPIIEQDVTRVTHGDTPDDLVRKGRDLERTVLSRALRYYLHDRVLINGATSVVFSD